Proteins encoded together in one Ogataea parapolymorpha DL-1 chromosome III, whole genome shotgun sequence window:
- a CDS encoding Component of the pre-60S pre-ribosomal particle, whose protein sequence is MARPNREILTGGKKYAQKRKQANRVEEVVFDKDSRVQYLTGFHKRKLQRKKKAQEYNQEQERKARLEERQRIREERRQQVQKRLQELNEALKIQGSDDEESEQSEQEGSEDKEEQWTGFDSQRSASDEESNTEAGKKGILKQKYEVDDLDAPVPGVSTVEVEAIENPNQIDLMELARKNRVDLQKAEEVLEQSIERAKKYARLVGADEKPKKRKKKFRYLSKVERRIQTLKERRK, encoded by the coding sequence atggcACGGCCCAACAGGGAGATTCTTACCGGGGGCAAGAAATATGCtcagaagaggaagcagGCCAACCGCGTGGAGGAGGTTGTGTTTGACAAAGACTCCAGGGTGCAGTATTTGACCGGATTTCACAAGAGAAAGCTTcaaaggaaaaagaaggcCCAGGAATACAATCAAGAGCAGGAGCGTAAAGCACGGCTCGAGGAGCGACAACGAATCCGTGAGGAGCGCAGACAACAAGTCCAGAAACGGCTGCAGGAGCTGAATGAGGCGTTGAAGATTCAGGGttctgacgacgaagagAGCGAGCAGAGCGAACAAGAGGGTAGTGAGGACAAGGAGGAACAATGGACGGGGTTTGACTCACAGCGGTCAGCGTCTGACGAAGAGAGCAACACCGAGGCTGGCAAAAAGGGAATATTAAAGCAAAAGTACGAAGTCGACGACTTAGACGCGCCTGTTCCTGGCGTATCTACCGTGGAGGTGGAAGCCATTGAAAACCCTAATCAGATCGATCTGATGGAGCTGGCGCGAAAAAACCGCGTTGATCTGCAAAAGGCCGAAGAAGTGCTGGAACAGTCGATCGAGAGGGCCAAGAAGTACGCCCGTTTGGTGGGAGCCGACGAGAAGcccaaaaagagaaagaagaagttCAGATACCTGAGCAAGGTGGAGAGAAGGATCCAAACCCTCAAGGAGCGCAGAAAGTAG
- a CDS encoding Suppressor of kinetochore protein 1: MTERKIIIITSDGDKFPVERKVAEKSILIKNMLKNLLPAEDEEEDDEDEDEPIEVPTQNVRSAVMKNILEWCDHYKDYNFPDDEQDDDSKKSAPIDAWDKNFLNVDQEMLYEIILAANYLNIKPLLNAGCKVVAEMIRGKSPEEIRKTFNIVNDFTPEEEAAIRRENEWAEDR, translated from the coding sequence aTGACTGAGAGAAAGATCATTATCATCACGTCGGACGGCGACAAGTTCCCGGTGGAGCGCAAGGTCGCCGAAAAGAGTATTCTGATCAAGAAtatgctgaaaaacttgttGCCTGCcgaagacgaagaggaagacgacgaagacgaggacgagcccATCGAGGTTCCAACTCAGAACGTTCGTTCCGCGGTTATGAAGAACATTCTTGAATGGTGTGACCACTACAAAGACTACAACTTCccggacgacgagcaggacgacGATTCGAAAAAAAGCGCCCCAATTGACGCCTGGGACAAGAACTTCCTTAATGTCGACCAGGAGATGCTGTACGAGATCAttcttgctgccaattACCTCAACATCAAGCCGCTGCTGAACGCCGGATGTAAGGTTGTGGCAGAGATGATTCGCGGCAAGTCTCCTGAGGAGATCCGCAAGACTTTCAACATAGTTAACGATTTCACAccagaggaggaggcagCAATCAGACGTGAAAATGAATGGGCCGAGGACCGTTGA
- a CDS encoding Suppressor protein SRP40, producing MAGEEEIISYVADYLKRNGYKKAESALRKEAKGKITEVEGKLEDKWVESKEGSEDDSSESSSEGESSSSDSDSDSSSDSEDDSNSSSDSSSSSDSESDEASEKGSDDEPAKEADSSSSSDSSSDSSSDSDGSSSDSSDDESDKSGSSSSSSSDSDSDSSSDSSSDSDSSSDSDSESSSDSKDEEKSESSSDSESSSSDSGSSSSDSESSSSDSSDSESSDSDSSDSESSDSDSDSDSSDSSDSDSSDSSSDSSGSDSDAGSQAGSNSGSDSDSSSDSDSSSDSDSDSDSESEKTKKRKKNFSEPPSKRSKSGADSPSSSSTASQPDSPSESSRDSKSPIPAPSETLKPGQRKHFSRIEKEKVAFEDKVLMDNAYKGAAGTWGEQANERLGKVRGKDFTKNKNKMKRGSYRGGSITMASGSYKFQD from the coding sequence ATGGCTGGCGAAGAAGAGATTATCTCCTACGTTGCTGACTACTTGAAGCGTAACGGCTACAAAAAGGCCGAAAGTGCTCTACGCAAGGAGGCTAAGGGAAAAATCACCGAAGTCGAGGGAAAACTAGAGGATAAATGGGTAGAGAGCAAGGAGGGCTCTGAGGACGATTCTTCTGAATCGAGCTCCGAAGGCGAATCCAGCAGTTCGGACTCAGACAGCGATTCTAGCTCCGATTCTGAAGATGACTCgaattccagcagcgaTTCAAGCTCTAGCTCGGATTCCGAGTCGGATGAAGCTTCGGAGAAGGGCTCCGATGACGAACCGGCTAAGGAGGCTGACTCTAGCTCTAGCTCTGATTCCAGCTCTGATTCCAGCTCTGATAGTGATGGCTCGAGTTCCGACAGttctgacgacgagtcAGACAAATCGGGTTCGAGCTCTagctcgagctcagacTCAGACTCAGACTCGAGCTCAGACTCTAGCTCAGACTCAGATTCCAGCTCAGATTCAGACTCAGAATCCAGCTCCGACTCtaaggacgaggagaaatCAGAGTCTAGCTCCGACTCTGAGAGTTCCAGTTCCGATTCTGGTagctccagctctgatTCAGAGAGCTCTAGCTCTGACAGTTCCGACTCCGAGAGCTCTGATTCCGACAGTTCGGACTCAGAAAGCTCGGATTCAGATTCAGATTCTGACAGTTCTGACAGTTCTGACTCTGACAGTTCTGACTCCAGTTCTGATAGTTCAGGCTCAGACTCAGATGCAGGCTCTCAAGCTGGCTCGAATTCTGGTTCCGACTCCGATTCAAGCTCTGATTCCGACTCAAGCTCCGACTCCGACTCCGACAGTGATTCCGAGTCCgagaagaccaagaagcgcaagaagaatTTCAGCGAGCCTCCATCCAAAAGAAGCAAGTCTGGAGCAGACTCTccttcgtcctcctccactGCTTCCCAACCAGACAGCCCTAGCGAATCTTCCAGAGACTCGAAGTCACCAATTCCAGCTCCAAGCGAGACCCTGAAGCCTGGACAGCGCAAACATTTCTCGCGCattgagaaagaaaaggTTGCGTTCGAAGACAAGGTTCTAATGGATAATGCATACAAGGGTGCCGCTGGCACGTGGGGAGAGCAGGCCAACGAGCGACTTGGCAAGGTGAGGGGCAAGGATTTCACAAAAAACAAGAATAAAATGAAGCGCGGCTCTTACCGTGGCGGATCGATCACCATGGCGAGCGGGAGCTATAAATTTCAAgattaa